The Zalophus californianus isolate mZalCal1 chromosome 8, mZalCal1.pri.v2, whole genome shotgun sequence genome has a segment encoding these proteins:
- the PLAGL2 gene encoding zinc finger protein PLAGL2 yields MTTFFTSVPPWIQDAKQEEEVGWKLVPRPRGREAESQVKCQCEISGTPFSNGEKLRPHSLPHPEQRPYSCPQLHCGKSFASKYKLYRHMATHSAQKPHQCMYCDKMFHRKDHLRNHLQTHDPNKEALHCSECGKNYNTKLGYRRHLAMHAASSGDLSCKVCLQTFESTQALLEHLKAHSRRVAGGAKEKKHPCDHCDRRFYTRKDVRRHLVVHTGRKDFLCQYCAQRFGRKDHLTRHVKKSHSQELLKIKTEPVDMLGLLSCSSTVSVKEELSPVLCMASRDVMGAKAFPGMLPMGMYGAHIPTMPSTGMPHSLVHNTLPMGMSYPLESSPISSPAQLPPKYQLGSTSYLPDKLPKVEVDSFLAELPGSLSLSSAEPQPASPQPAAAAALLDEALLTKSPANLSEALCAANVDFSHLLGFLPLNLPPCNPPGATGGLVMGYSQAEAQPLLTTLQAQPQDSPGAGGPLNFGPLHSLPPVFTSGLSTTTLPRFHQAFQ; encoded by the exons ATGACCACATTTTTCACCAGCGTCCCCCCCTGGATTCAAGATGCAaagcaggaggaggaagtgggctGGAAACTAGTTCCCAGGCCTCGGGGCCGGGAGGCGGAGAGTCAAGTGAAGTGCCAATGTGAAATCTCGGGGACGCCCTTCTCAaatggggagaagctgaggcCTCACAGCCTCCCCCATCCAGAGCAGAGACCGTATAGCTGTCCTCAGCTGCACTGTGGCAAGTCTTTTGCCTCCAAGTACAAGCTATATAG GCACATGGCCACCCACTCAGCCCAGAAACCCCACCAGTGTATGTACTGTGATAAGATGTTTCACCGCAAGGACCATCTGCGGAACCACCTGCAGACCCATGACCCCAACAAAGAGGCCCTTCACTGTTCTGAGTGCGGTAAGAATTACAATACGAAGCTAGGCTACCGGCGCCACCTGGCTATGCATGCCGCCAGCAGCGGTGACCTCAGCTGTAAGGTGTGCCTGCAGACCTTTGAGAGTACCCAGGCCCTGCTAGAGCACCTGAAGGCCCACTCACGCCGCGTAGCAGGTGGTGCCAAGGAGAAAAAGCACCCCTGTGACCACTGCGACCGGCGGTTCTACACTCGCAAGGATGTGCGGCGCCACCTCGTGGTGCACACGGGCCGGAAGGACTTCCTGTGCCAGTACTGTGCCCAGCGGTTTGGCCGCAAGGACCACCTGACGCGTCATGTCAAGAAGAGCCACTCGCAGGAGCTGCTCAAAATCAAGACAGAGCCAGTGGACATGTTAGGCCTACTCAGCTGCAGCTCCACAGTCAGTGTGAAAGAAGAGCTGAGCCCTGTGCTGTGCATGGCCTCTCGGGACGTGATGGGGGCCAAGGCCTTCCCTGGCATGTTGCCCATGGGCATGTATGGCGCCCACATCCCTACCATGCCCAGCACGGGCATGCCACACTCCCTGGTGCACAACACACTGCCCATGGGTATGAGCTACCCTCTGGAATCCTCACCTATCTCTTCCCCAGCTCAGCTTCCTCCAAAATACCAGCTTGGATCTACCTCATACTTGCCTGACAAATTGCCCAAAGTGGAGGTGGATAGTTTTCTGGCGGAGCTTCCTGGAAGCCTGTCTCTCTCGTCCGCTGAACCCCAGCCCGCCTCACCTCAGCCGGCGGCAGCTGCGGCCCTCCTAGATGAAGCACTGCTCACCAAGAGCCCCGCCAACCTCTCCGAGGCCCTCTGCGCTGCTAATGTGGACTTCTCCCACTTACTGGGCTTTCTTCCACTCAACCTCCCCCCGTGTAACCCGCCTGGGGCCACAGGAGGCCTGGTCATGGGCTACTCCCAGGCCGAGGCGCAGCCCTTGCTCACCACTTTGCAAGCTCAGCCTCAAGATTCCCCAGGAGCTGGGGGACCACTGAACTTTGGACCTCTGCACTCCTTGCCTCCTGTCTTCACCTCTGGCCTGAGCACCACCACCCTGCCTCGTTTCCACCAGGCATTCCAGTAG